From a region of the Salvelinus fontinalis isolate EN_2023a chromosome 13, ASM2944872v1, whole genome shotgun sequence genome:
- the LOC129868964 gene encoding heterogeneous nuclear ribonucleoprotein U-like protein 1 isoform X1, with protein MSGINVKKLKVNELKEELQVRGLDTRGLKADLASRLQSALEAEAAGEGDGPPIADVGEEGDQQNDIGGDAGDGDNGTNIGGSKFKDDGEEEKDIEDKEVQFVPQADEANGDNEQSEEDSRDGAQMYGQVPAMEYGMVDFTEDVMEPQIPQAYESDKRQEPEPQVLEPEMEEPEMEEPVEPEPVQPKPVQQEPLESASIEPVEMPEIQPEEFVMKAEVKKEQEQLKEEKEPQSPRAHHPEPANEREAEQATQVKTEDNRHNRKRPYDEGRGYGYYEHREEKRGRSPQPPAEEEEEDFDDTLVAIDTYNCDLHFKVSRDRYSGYPLTIEGFAYLWSGARASYGVNKGRVCFEMKINEEISVKHLPSSEPDPHVVRIGWSLDTCNTQLGEEPFSYGYGGTGKKSSKCKFEDYGEKFGENDVLGCYIDFNSGEEVEMAFSKNGKWLDVAFRVPREELAERPLFPHVLVKNCAIEFNFGQKEEPFFPLPEGYTFIQNVPLENRMRGTIGPATKADCELLMMVGLPASGKTTWALKHAEEHPAKKYNILGTNAIMEKMKVMGLRRQKNYSGRWDVLIQQATQCLNRLIQIAARKKRNYILDQTNVYGSAQRRKMRPFEGFQRKAIVICPTDEDLKERTLKRTDEEGKDVPDHAVLEMKANFVLPEAGEFLDNVTFIELLREEADTLVKKYNEEGRKAGPPPDKRFDNRQGEFRGRGAPYQRNDNRGGPQGGKGGYQSQGGNFRGGYNHGGYQQNRWGSNRDGAAGGQHDYNRNQQSGVSYNQHRQGQYNKGVTGSYSQGQPQTYNQGYNQGNYNQGYNYGSYSQYPGYSQSYSQTPAASAAPVATGQTYNQQQQTYNQQYQQYAQQWQQYYQNQSQWNQYYSQYGNYSQGSQGTQ; from the exons ATGAGTGGAATCAATGTGAAGAAGCTCAAAGTCAACGAGCTGAAGGAGGAACTTCAGGTGCGAGGCCTGGATACTCGTGGGCTGAAGGCAGATCTTGCCTCAAGGTTGCAGTCAGCACTTGAGGCGGAGGCTGCAGGTGAAGGGGACGGGCCACCGATTGCCGATGTTGGGGAGGAGGGGGATCAGCAAAACGATATTGGCGGAGACGCTGGAGATGGTGATAACGGTACAAATATTGGGGGTTCAAAGT TTAAAGATGATGGGGAAGAAGAAAAAGATATTGAGGACAAGGAAGTACAGTTTGTCCCGCAGGCTGATGAGGCGAATGGTGATAATGAACAGAGTGAAGAAGACAGCCGGGATGGGGCACAGATGTATGGTCAAGTCCCTGCAATGGAATATGGGATGGTCGATTTCACAGAAGATGTGATGGAGCCACAGATTCCGCAGGCGTATGAGTCAGACAAAAGACAAGAGCCAGAGCCGCAGGTTCTAGAACCGGAGATGGAGGAACCGGAGATGGAGGAACCTGTGGAACCAGAACCTGTGCAACCAAAACCTGTGCAACAAGAGCCTCTGGAGTCGGCATCAATTGAGCCTGTGGAGATGCCTGAAATTCAGCCAG AGGAGTTTGTGATGAAAGCAGAGGTgaaaaaggagcaggagcagttGAAGGAAGAGAAGGAGCCACAGTCGCCAAGGGCTCATCATCCAGAGCCAGCCAATGAACGGGAGGCTGAGCAGGCGACCCAGGTCAAAACGGAGGATAACCGACACAACCGTAAGAGGCCATACGATGAAGGCCGTGGCTATGGATACTATGAACATCGGGAGGAAAAAag GGGACGTTCTCCCCAGCCTccagcagaggaagaggaagaagatttTGATGACACTCTTGTGGCCATTGATACTT ATAATTGCGATCTGCACTTCAAGGTATCACGTGACCGGTATAGTGGATACCCGCTGACCATTGAAGGTTTTGCATACCTGTGGTCAGGTGCACGAGCTTCCTATGGCGTCAACAAAGGGCGTGTCTGCTTTGAAATGAAG ATAAACGAGGAGATCTCTGTGAAGCACCTTCCCAGCAGTGAGCCTGATCCTCATGTAGTGCGCATTGGCTGGTCTCTGGACACCTGCAACACACAGCTTG GTGAAGAACCATTCTCTTATGGTTATGGAGGAACTGGCAAGAAATCTTCCAAGTGTAAATTCGAGGATTACGGGGAAAAGTTTGGTGAAAACGATGTCCTTGGGTGCTACATT GACTTCAATAGCGGTGAGGAAGTGGAGATGGCCTTCTCTAAGAACGGCAAGTGGCTGGATGTGGCCTTCCGTGTGCCACGGGAGGAGTTGGCCGAGCGGCCACTCTTTCCCCACGTTCTTGTGAAGAACTGTGCCATTGAATTCAACTTTGGCCAGAAAGAGGAGCCCTTCTTCCCCCTGCCTGAGGGATACACCTTCATTCAGAACGTCCCTCTAGAGAACAGGATGCGGGGGACTATTGGGCCTGCCACCAAGGCTGACTGTGAG CTATTGATGATGGTTGGCCTGCCTGCGTCTGGGAAAACCACTTGGGCCTTGAAGCACGCGGAGGAGCACCCTGCAAAGAAATACAATATCCTGGGCACCAACGCCATAATGGAGAAGATGAAG GTGATGGGGCTGCGGCGTCAGAAGAACTATTCTGGTCGGTGGGATGTCCTGATCCAGCAGGCCACACAGTGTCTGAACAGGCTGATCCAGATCGCTGCCCGCAAGAAGCGTAACTACATCCTGGATCAG ACAAATGTATATGGATCAGCCCAGAGACGAAAAATGCGTCCTTTTGAAGGTTTTCAACGCAAGGCTATTGTAATTTGTCCCACGGACGAGGATTTAAAAGAGCGAACGTTAAAGCGAACTGATGAGGAAGGGAAGGATGTTCCCGATCATGCTGTATTAGAAATGAAAG CCAACTTTGTGCTCCCAGAAGCTGGTGAGTTTCTTGACAACGTGACCTTCATCGAGCTGCTACGAGAAGAGGCTGACACGCTGGTAAAGAAATACAATGAGGAGGGCCGCAAGGCCGGCCCACCCCCAGACAAACGCTTCGACAACCGCCAAGGAGAATTCCGTGGTCGCGGTGCACCTTACCAGCGCAATGACAATCGTGGTGGCCCACAAGGAGGAAAGGGAGGCTATCAGAGTCAAGGTGGCAACTTCAGAGGAG GGTATAACCATGGAGGCTACCAGCAGAACCGCTGGGGGAGCAACCGTGATGGTGCTGCAGGAGGACAACATGACTACAACCGCAACCAGCAATCTGGAGTGAGCTACAATCAGCACCGCCAAGGACAATATAACAAGGGAGTCACTGGGAGTTACAGCCAAGGACAG CCACAGACATACAACCAGGGATACAATCAGGGAAACTACAACCAGGGTTACAACTATGGCAGCTACAGCCAGTACCCAGGTTACAGCCAGAGCTACAGCCAAACTCCTGCCGCCTCCGCTGCTCCTGTTGCCactggacagacctacaaccagCAGCAACAGACCTACAACCAGCAGTATCAACAG TATGCACAGCAGTGGCAGCAGTATTACCAGAACCAGAGCCAATGGAATCAGTACTACAGCCAATATGGAAACTACAGCCAGGGTTCTCAGGGCACACAGTAG
- the LOC129868964 gene encoding heterogeneous nuclear ribonucleoprotein U-like protein 1 isoform X2: MSGINVKKLKVNELKEELQVRGLDTRGLKADLASRLQSALEAEAAGEGDGPPIADVGEEGDQQNDIGGDAGDGDNVKDDGEEEKDIEDKEVQFVPQADEANGDNEQSEEDSRDGAQMYGQVPAMEYGMVDFTEDVMEPQIPQAYESDKRQEPEPQVLEPEMEEPEMEEPVEPEPVQPKPVQQEPLESASIEPVEMPEIQPEEFVMKAEVKKEQEQLKEEKEPQSPRAHHPEPANEREAEQATQVKTEDNRHNRKRPYDEGRGYGYYEHREEKRGRSPQPPAEEEEEDFDDTLVAIDTYNCDLHFKVSRDRYSGYPLTIEGFAYLWSGARASYGVNKGRVCFEMKINEEISVKHLPSSEPDPHVVRIGWSLDTCNTQLGEEPFSYGYGGTGKKSSKCKFEDYGEKFGENDVLGCYIDFNSGEEVEMAFSKNGKWLDVAFRVPREELAERPLFPHVLVKNCAIEFNFGQKEEPFFPLPEGYTFIQNVPLENRMRGTIGPATKADCELLMMVGLPASGKTTWALKHAEEHPAKKYNILGTNAIMEKMKVMGLRRQKNYSGRWDVLIQQATQCLNRLIQIAARKKRNYILDQTNVYGSAQRRKMRPFEGFQRKAIVICPTDEDLKERTLKRTDEEGKDVPDHAVLEMKANFVLPEAGEFLDNVTFIELLREEADTLVKKYNEEGRKAGPPPDKRFDNRQGEFRGRGAPYQRNDNRGGPQGGKGGYQSQGGNFRGGYNHGGYQQNRWGSNRDGAAGGQHDYNRNQQSGVSYNQHRQGQYNKGVTGSYSQGQPQTYNQGYNQGNYNQGYNYGSYSQYPGYSQSYSQTPAASAAPVATGQTYNQQQQTYNQQYQQYAQQWQQYYQNQSQWNQYYSQYGNYSQGSQGTQ, from the exons ATGAGTGGAATCAATGTGAAGAAGCTCAAAGTCAACGAGCTGAAGGAGGAACTTCAGGTGCGAGGCCTGGATACTCGTGGGCTGAAGGCAGATCTTGCCTCAAGGTTGCAGTCAGCACTTGAGGCGGAGGCTGCAGGTGAAGGGGACGGGCCACCGATTGCCGATGTTGGGGAGGAGGGGGATCAGCAAAACGATATTGGCGGAGACGCTGGAGATGGTGATAACG TTAAAGATGATGGGGAAGAAGAAAAAGATATTGAGGACAAGGAAGTACAGTTTGTCCCGCAGGCTGATGAGGCGAATGGTGATAATGAACAGAGTGAAGAAGACAGCCGGGATGGGGCACAGATGTATGGTCAAGTCCCTGCAATGGAATATGGGATGGTCGATTTCACAGAAGATGTGATGGAGCCACAGATTCCGCAGGCGTATGAGTCAGACAAAAGACAAGAGCCAGAGCCGCAGGTTCTAGAACCGGAGATGGAGGAACCGGAGATGGAGGAACCTGTGGAACCAGAACCTGTGCAACCAAAACCTGTGCAACAAGAGCCTCTGGAGTCGGCATCAATTGAGCCTGTGGAGATGCCTGAAATTCAGCCAG AGGAGTTTGTGATGAAAGCAGAGGTgaaaaaggagcaggagcagttGAAGGAAGAGAAGGAGCCACAGTCGCCAAGGGCTCATCATCCAGAGCCAGCCAATGAACGGGAGGCTGAGCAGGCGACCCAGGTCAAAACGGAGGATAACCGACACAACCGTAAGAGGCCATACGATGAAGGCCGTGGCTATGGATACTATGAACATCGGGAGGAAAAAag GGGACGTTCTCCCCAGCCTccagcagaggaagaggaagaagatttTGATGACACTCTTGTGGCCATTGATACTT ATAATTGCGATCTGCACTTCAAGGTATCACGTGACCGGTATAGTGGATACCCGCTGACCATTGAAGGTTTTGCATACCTGTGGTCAGGTGCACGAGCTTCCTATGGCGTCAACAAAGGGCGTGTCTGCTTTGAAATGAAG ATAAACGAGGAGATCTCTGTGAAGCACCTTCCCAGCAGTGAGCCTGATCCTCATGTAGTGCGCATTGGCTGGTCTCTGGACACCTGCAACACACAGCTTG GTGAAGAACCATTCTCTTATGGTTATGGAGGAACTGGCAAGAAATCTTCCAAGTGTAAATTCGAGGATTACGGGGAAAAGTTTGGTGAAAACGATGTCCTTGGGTGCTACATT GACTTCAATAGCGGTGAGGAAGTGGAGATGGCCTTCTCTAAGAACGGCAAGTGGCTGGATGTGGCCTTCCGTGTGCCACGGGAGGAGTTGGCCGAGCGGCCACTCTTTCCCCACGTTCTTGTGAAGAACTGTGCCATTGAATTCAACTTTGGCCAGAAAGAGGAGCCCTTCTTCCCCCTGCCTGAGGGATACACCTTCATTCAGAACGTCCCTCTAGAGAACAGGATGCGGGGGACTATTGGGCCTGCCACCAAGGCTGACTGTGAG CTATTGATGATGGTTGGCCTGCCTGCGTCTGGGAAAACCACTTGGGCCTTGAAGCACGCGGAGGAGCACCCTGCAAAGAAATACAATATCCTGGGCACCAACGCCATAATGGAGAAGATGAAG GTGATGGGGCTGCGGCGTCAGAAGAACTATTCTGGTCGGTGGGATGTCCTGATCCAGCAGGCCACACAGTGTCTGAACAGGCTGATCCAGATCGCTGCCCGCAAGAAGCGTAACTACATCCTGGATCAG ACAAATGTATATGGATCAGCCCAGAGACGAAAAATGCGTCCTTTTGAAGGTTTTCAACGCAAGGCTATTGTAATTTGTCCCACGGACGAGGATTTAAAAGAGCGAACGTTAAAGCGAACTGATGAGGAAGGGAAGGATGTTCCCGATCATGCTGTATTAGAAATGAAAG CCAACTTTGTGCTCCCAGAAGCTGGTGAGTTTCTTGACAACGTGACCTTCATCGAGCTGCTACGAGAAGAGGCTGACACGCTGGTAAAGAAATACAATGAGGAGGGCCGCAAGGCCGGCCCACCCCCAGACAAACGCTTCGACAACCGCCAAGGAGAATTCCGTGGTCGCGGTGCACCTTACCAGCGCAATGACAATCGTGGTGGCCCACAAGGAGGAAAGGGAGGCTATCAGAGTCAAGGTGGCAACTTCAGAGGAG GGTATAACCATGGAGGCTACCAGCAGAACCGCTGGGGGAGCAACCGTGATGGTGCTGCAGGAGGACAACATGACTACAACCGCAACCAGCAATCTGGAGTGAGCTACAATCAGCACCGCCAAGGACAATATAACAAGGGAGTCACTGGGAGTTACAGCCAAGGACAG CCACAGACATACAACCAGGGATACAATCAGGGAAACTACAACCAGGGTTACAACTATGGCAGCTACAGCCAGTACCCAGGTTACAGCCAGAGCTACAGCCAAACTCCTGCCGCCTCCGCTGCTCCTGTTGCCactggacagacctacaaccagCAGCAACAGACCTACAACCAGCAGTATCAACAG TATGCACAGCAGTGGCAGCAGTATTACCAGAACCAGAGCCAATGGAATCAGTACTACAGCCAATATGGAAACTACAGCCAGGGTTCTCAGGGCACACAGTAG